The following proteins come from a genomic window of Pichia kudriavzevii chromosome 1, complete sequence:
- a CDS encoding uncharacterized protein (PKUD0A07810; similar to Saccharomyces cerevisiae YKL196C (YKT6); ancestral locus Anc_4.303): MKIYYTGVLRPEQGHTVSLAEAKDLSSFSFFQRGSISQFMSFFAQTIAERTAADQRQSVEEGEYVGHVYVRPEGIAGVLITDKAYPIRPAFTLLNKLCDDFLSQHPLDSIKDMSPQDGDTPTAFPQLESMLAQYQNPHEADALMKVQHELDETKIVLQQSIENVLQRGEKLDSLVDKSEALTSSSKTFYKQAKKTNSCCVLM, encoded by the coding sequence ATGAAGATATACTACACGGGGGTTCTCCGTCCAGAACAGGGACACACGGTATCCCTTGCCGAGGCCAAGGACCTCTcctctttctcctttttcCAACGGGGGTCGATTTCGCAGTTTATGTCCTTCTTTGCTCAAACCATTGCCGAGAGGACCGCTGCTGATCAGAGACAgtctgttgaagaaggcGAGTACGTCGGCCACGTCTATGTGCGCCCAGAAGGTATTGCCGGCGTCTTGATCACCGATAAGGCGTATCCAATTAGACCGGCATTCACTCTCCTTAATAAGCTCTGTGATGACTTTCTCTCACAGCACCCGCTAGACTCGATTAAGGACATGTCTCCACAGGACGGTGACACCCCAACGGCGTTCCCGCAGTTGGAATCGATGCTTGCCCAGTACCAGAACCCTCATGAGGCCGATGCGCTAATGAAGGTCCAGCATGAACTCGACGAAACTAAAATTGTGCTTCAGCAGTCCATTGAGAATGTCTTACAGAGAGGTGAAAAACTAGACTCTTTAGTCGATAAATCAGAAGCTCtaacttcatcttcaaagacTTTCTATAAACAGGCGAAAAAGACAAACTCTTGTTGTGTCCTTATGTAA
- a CDS encoding uncharacterized protein (PKUD0A07820; similar to Saccharomyces cerevisiae YKL195W (MIA40); ancestral locus Anc_4.302), with protein MFYAARQTARSALFASRLSAGARRNLSARRAPPTSQGYVPLITVSACAITSASMYYYFTSKIKNESEEKNLENALETPVDVDVVEVIEVEDPEKGINASPEMVEVIETVVLNKPEVVDAVESTEELVEVVQEAADVAQDVIDSIPAEEALEEEAQQQGAFNEETGEINWDCPCLGGMAHGPCGEDFKAAFSCFVYSKEEPKGIECIEKFKAMQDCFRRYPDVYSEELRDEEVVSNNVREKKQSKLDIDIYGAAQKKIDDFNKK; from the coding sequence ATGTTCTACGCTGCCAGACAAACCGCCAGGTCTGCATTATTTGCGTCCAGACTCTCCGCTGGTGCAAGAAGAAACCTCTCTGCTCGTAGAGCTCCTCCTACATCCCAAGGATATGTTCCTCTAATAACCGTATCGGCATGTGCCATTACTTCGGCGTCCATGTACTACTACTTCACCAGCAAGATCAAGAACGAGTCTGAGGAGAAGAACCTTGAAAATGCGTTGGAAACCCCCGTTGACGTCGATGTCGTCGAGGTCATCGAGGTGGAGGATCCAGAAAAGGGTATTAATGCATCTCCTGAAATggttgaagttattgaaacCGTTGTTCTAAACAAGCCCGAGGTCGTTGACGCCGTGGAGTCCACCGAGGAGCTAGTTGAAGTTGTTCAAGAGGCTGCAGACGTTGCACAGGACGTGATTGATTCGATTCCTGCAGAAGAGGCCTTGGAAGAAGAGGCACAACAGCAGGGTGCCTTTAACGAGGAAACCGGAGAAATCAACTGGGACTGTCCCTGCTTGGGAGGCATGGCACACGGTCCATGTGGCGAGGATTTCAAGGCTGCATTTTCTTGCTTTGTCTATTCCAAGGAAGAACCAAAGGGTATCGAATGTATCGAAAAATTCAAGGCAATGCAAGATTGCTTCAGAAGATATCCAGATGTTTACTCTGAAGAATTGAGAGATGAAGAAGTCGTGTCCAACAATGTcagagaaaagaaacaatcCAAGCTAGATATCGATATTTACGGTGCAGCACAAAAGAAGATTGATGACTTTAACAAGAAATAG